The following proteins are co-located in the Silene latifolia isolate original U9 population chromosome 1, ASM4854445v1, whole genome shotgun sequence genome:
- the LOC141588144 gene encoding uncharacterized protein LOC141588144: protein MWWEKVCCPKSEGGLGIRDSFAWNIAAIGKLVWWVYYNPDRLWVKWVNQVYLKGQDWKDYKPSGDLSWGWKSVCKVKDKLDTGYQNGQWLLDVRGYTLSSGYDLIRHKFQNVPWHKQIWNSWSLPKHQFIGWLIAREALMLKDKLFSLGIVPDDDCLLCGKGGESHTHLFQNCEYSRRLLDEVSKVLRIALPISNPLQRITDGQFSQVLKGVILSAISATFYHIWLQRNKARVDGVLQRPEFLRDLILKEMKTRIDVLLSQKTANSDNVWLRSRSLIV, encoded by the exons ATGT GGTGGGAGAAAGTATGCTGCCCAAAATCTGAAGGAGGTTTAGGCATAAGGGATAGCTTTGCCTGGAACATTGCTGCAATAGGCAAGCTGGTCTGGTGGGTTTATTATAATCCTGATAGATTGTGGGTGAAATGGGTAAACCAGGTTTACTTAAAGGGCCAAGACTGGAAAGACTACAAACCTAGTGGTGATCTTAGCTGGGGGTGGAAGTCTGTTTGTAAGGTCAAGGATAAATTGGATACTGGTTACCAGAATGGGCAATGGTTACTGGATGTTAGAGGTTACACTTTGAGTAGTGGCTATGATCTTATCAGGCACAAATTTCAGAATGTGCCTTGGCATAAACAGATATGGAATTCTTGGAGTCTCCCCAAGCATCAATTTATTGGTTGGCTCATTGCTAGGGAAGCTCTTATGCTCAAGGATAAGTTGTTTTCCCTTGGCATTGTCCCTGATGATGACTGCCTGCTGTGTGGTAAAGGAGGGGAAAGTCATACTCACCTATTTCAAAATTGTGAGTATTCTAGAAGGTTGCTTGATGAAGTCTCTAAAGTCCTGAGGATTGCTCTGCCAATTTCTAATCCTCTCCAAAGGATTACTGATGGCCAGTTTTCTCAGGTGCTGAAGGGTGTGATTTTAAGTGCAATATCTGCTACTTTTTATCACATTTGGTTACAAAGGAACAAGGCTCGTGTGGATGGTGTCTTACAGAGACCTGAATTCTTGCGAGATTTGATCCTGAAGGAAATGAAAACTAGGATTGATGTACTCCTTAGCCAAAAAACTGCTAACAGTGATAATGTATGGTTAAGAAGTAGAAGTTTGATTGTATAA